From Pyrenophora tritici-repentis strain M4 chromosome 1, whole genome shotgun sequence, the proteins below share one genomic window:
- a CDS encoding MhpC, hydrolase or acyltransferase (alpha-beta hydrolase superfamily) — protein MSSLAWSGFKLAFGLVSLFGAWIMAVIKNGALWAKDTEEEKKELAAAQERFWSLDREPLPGFKHAFFGTSSGARLHYVVNAQEGAEAKNLVIFIHGFPDSYLIWRHLLQSTSFQDTTLVAIDLPGYGGSDSLPAYGPNEMLGALTELIIDVREKYLQEGKKAVIATHDWGAVIGARLASEAHVLADHWIITGGVIPSLQASNAKNRILLAKQMLRTWLRSPLNTRLLKNGLHALGPVAGQFRRSFYIFVFHLPWPLSNVFATFGNYWFLRVLHSYGKGSASKPKNFTALNPVEAAEAMAISTGPAMAQLNAPDNTKERYGESVKARVGDKGMSEKIRIYREDLFSAKWEKSLEVTVALYNISTSSAAARSSGTLSNTAPQGALKAPATLFMGQYEPAFDQRLSLDNARDYLVKGSQVVIVKGAGHWLQIEQVGRRALEKTIRWALRDGGGNEMIPFEAMSDVRVLETL, from the exons ATGAGTAGCTTGGCCTGGAGCGGCTTCAAGCTGGCTTTTGGATTAGTCAGCTTATTCGGGGCATGGATAATGGCTGTGATTAAGAACGGTGCGCTTTGGGCCAAGGACACagaggaagagaagaaagagcTGGCTGCCGCGCAAGAGAGGTTTTGGAGTCTGGATCGTGAGCCTCTACCGGGATTCAAGCACGCCTTCTTCGGGACAAGCAGTGGCGCGAGACTGCATTATGTAGTTAACGCACAAGAGGGAGCAGAGGCAAAGAATCTGGTGATTTTCATCCATG GCTTTCCCGACTCGTACCTCATCTGGAGACACCTTCTTCAATCTACTTCATTTCAGGACACTACTCTCGTCGCGATCGATCTGCCTGGCTATGGTGGTTCGGACAGTCTGCCTGCGTACGGCCCAAATGAAATGCTGGGAGCGTTGACCGAGCTCATCATCGACGTACGGGAGAAATATCTACAAGAAGGGAAAAAGGCCGTCATTGCCACGCACGACTGGGGTGCGGTTATCGGCGCAAGGCTTGCCTCCGAGGCTCATGTTCTGGCCGATCACTGGATCATCACAGGCGGTGTCATTCCTAGTCTTCAGGCTTCCAATGCAAAGAACAGGATATTGTTGGCAAAGCAAATGCTACGGACTTGGCTTCGCTCACCATTGAACACACGACTGTTGAAGAACGGCTTGCATGCGCTGGGCCCTGTAGCTGGCCAATTCCGCCGGTCTTTCTACATCTTCGTCTTCCATCTGCCATGGCCCTTGAGCAACGTATTTGCAACATTCGGTAACTACTGGTTCCTCCGCGTTCTCCACAGTTATGGCAAAGGGTCTGCGAGTAAGCCCAAGAACTTCACGGCCCTGAACCCTGTAGAAGCTGCAGAAGCAATGGCAATCTCTACTGGACCTGCAATGGCACAATTGAACGCTCCGGACAACACAAAAGAGCGATATGGCGAGTCTGTCAAGGCAAGAGTGGGAGATAAAGGCATGTCGGAGAAGATCCGCATCTACCGTGAAGATCTCTTCTCGGCAAAATGGGAAAAGTCACTCGAGGTCACTGTTGCACTATACAACATCTCCACCAGCTCTGCCGCTGCAAGATCTTCAGGTACATTGTCTAATACCGCGCCGCAAGGTGCTCTCAAAGCCCCCGCTACACTCTTCATGGGACAGTATGAGCCGGCATTTGACCAGAGGCTGTCACTCGATAACGCGCGCGACTACCTTGTAAAGGGTAGTCAGGTTGTTATTGTCAAGGGAGCGGGTCACTG GCTGCAGATTGAGCAAGTGGGGCGGCGCGCTTTGGAGAAGACGATACGGTGGGCTTTACGGGATGGAGGAGGGAACGAGATGATACCCTTTGAGGCAATGAGTGATGTTCGCGTTCTTGAGACTTTGTAG
- a CDS encoding DUF605 multi-domain protein: MVSQDTVMSNAPLTPRDEPELTSPMVEFSPATVPYDETFENNLMELLLNPPPQQPSPRKQTHDIPTISASQLPIPLSSNLRTHPSAIPGLYLTHVNGYYTGGPGPAPQRVQEYANRFIEEHGIEDAGQLERVVEDKIRIKLEEARERMEKRKELAESNRRIERELENLRLQRSAELRVMERVKGKRT; encoded by the coding sequence ATGGTCAGCCAGGACACCGTTATGAGCAATGCGCCGCTCACACCACGCGACGAGCCCGAACTCACCTCACCCATGGTCGAGTTCTCCCCGGCCACAGTTCCCTACGACGAGACGTTTGAGAACAATCTCATGGAACTCTTGCTCAACCCACCGCCCCAGCAGCCCTCTCCCCGAAAACAAACCCACGACATTCCCACCATCTCTGCATCGCAATTGCCTATCCCACTCTCGTCCAACCTACGCACGCACCCCTCCGCCATACCCGGCTTATACCTCACACACGTAAACGGCTACTATACGGGCGGCCCTGGTCCTGCTCCACAAAGAGTACAGGAATACGCGAATCGCTTTATAGAAGAGCATGGCATTGAAGATGCGGGGCAGCTAGAGAGAGTAGTTGAAGACAAGATACGGATTAAGCTGGAGGAGGCCAGGGAGCGCATggagaagaggaaggagTTGGCGGAGAGCAATCGGCGGATTGAGAGGGAATTGGAGAATTTGAGGTTGCAGCGGAGTGCCGAGTTGAGGGTGATGGAGAGGGTCAAGGGCAAGAGGACGTGA
- a CDS encoding splicing factor 3B, whose amino-acid sequence MADKLRAQQQLEALQARYIGIGSADTTKHEWTSNIARDSLSSYVGHPPLLQYMSIGLGQPREKTRMQLLERMVRPVGPPPEQQD is encoded by the exons ATGGCCGATAAACTCCGCGCACAGCAGCAACTCGAGGCACTCCAGGCGCGCTACATCGGTATCGGCAGTGCGGACACGACCAAGCACGAGTGGACGTCCAACATTGCGCGCGACTCCCTGTCAAGCTATGTTGGCCACCCGCCGCTTCTGCAGTACATGAGTATCGGTCTCGGACAACCGCGCGAGAAGACACGAATGCAACTGCTTGAGAGAATGGTCAGGCCTGTGGGACCGCCGCCTGAG CAACAAGATTGA
- a CDS encoding ankyrin repeat domain containing protein, protein MADEEGASPRELILEACRRNNTELLEETLKTLTAAASKSGKKAEEYVADILNNARDGVGNGCLHVAATFGSYEVIDMLLDQEGLEIDEIDRMEQDTPLHKAVRYVNSLDKSIWPHGHEIVAMLLDAGCDPRIRNKAKLKPVELADPRNTDLRSMLQKGEFAMMAGGDVVEDDDDGPTGSGSDSD, encoded by the exons ATGGCTGACGAAGAG GGTGCGTCGCCACGCGAACTTATCCTCGAGGCCTGCCGACGCAACAACACTGAACTCCTCGAAGAAACACTCAAGACTCTCACAGCCGCTGCTTCAAAGTCGGGAAAGAAGGCCGAGGAGTATGTGGCCGACATATTGAACAATGCACGCGATGGTGTCGGCAACGGCTGCCTCCACGTTGCCGCGACATTTGGAAGTT ACGAAGTCATCGACATGCTTCTGGACCAAGAAGGCCTCGAGATCGACGAGATCGACCGCATGGAGCAAGACACCCCCCTCCACAAAGCTGTGCGCTACGTCAACTCGCTCGACAAGTCCATCTGGCCCCATGGCCATGAGATTGTGGCCATGCTCCTCGACGCAGGTTGTGACCCCCGGATACGGAACAAGGCGAAGCTCAAGCCCGTGGAGCTGGCGGACCCCAGGAACACGGACCTGAGGAGCATGCTACAAAAGGGCGAGTTTGCTATGATGGCAGGCGGCGACGTGGTCGAGGATGACGATGACGGCCCAACGGGAAgtggtagcgatagcgaCTGA
- a CDS encoding RPB9, DNA-directed RNA polymerase, subunit M-Transcription elongation factor TFIIS, translating into MLRVSKTPPGDPTTADYVDKNRFVCLTCPYQFVIEGRYFERKYMKKKDVDDVIGGKDAWANVDKTEVQCPNEKCRNHEAYWYQLQIRSADEPMTAFYKCTQCAKEWRE; encoded by the exons ATGCTGCGCGTCTCCAAAACCCCGCCCGGTGATCCCACGACCGCAGACTATGTCGACAAGAATCGCTTCGTGTGTCTCACGTGCCCATACCAATTCGTCATCGAAGGGCGCTACTTTGAGCGAAAGTACATGAAGAAGAAGGATGTTGACGATGTCATCGGAGGAAAGGACGCCTGGGCAAATGTCGACAAAACAGAAG TTCAATGTCCAAACGAAAAGTGCAGGAATCACGAAGCATACTGGTACCAGCTGCAGATTCGCAGTGCTGATGAACCCATGACGGCTTTCTACAAG TGTACTCAATGTGCAAAGGAGTGGCGAGAGTAA
- a CDS encoding Fungal-trans domain containing protein, which produces MVVESVAGPSPFTTDPRRHKIVEGLNSLPGSYKSSHVLPDEPTARVLVDAFFINTHGLLQVFQRDRFLEILTQCYLDPLSASPSWLCLLYLVFAIGLTMATPLSGSNEALVIDKLRTGHVDRAEAFYLTAKEMNDPMAGLEDQDFWSVQALLLMSFHMLAKSKRNTAFALLGMAARSALALGLHREEAMVIFSTEEQNERKDVWRSIFIMDRLLSCSLGRPTAISEDDCSGDTLHPPERYNEETWAYSTKTVYDYNETGPPAMEAAVRSCRQIGIILKEVYQKRKISTRLAQEISDVCQTWPRALTPILQWRQAPNASPSQGVAILHINLFYCHSVILLTRPFLVYILNKETQVHGGQFGTRPRRPLDRIEKFGETCVISSIHTTLLVQNAFEVGHLSRRNPVVIYFLFAATLVILASDFAGLYKIEMTNKCVVNAISIMNYCAECDQQAVRLVYILSSFRDVVVQERLRRRQSLANGLALPSIALQLYGVQMTQQQQQHASLKPGGLPQAIDPLDEAPRLHQVPIHIYPGMQTAPLDESTIGYQAPEPLQHQEMQYHMDPEYINPLSAQEFMHLNQELPLDMSPFMSL; this is translated from the coding sequence ATGGTAGTCGAAAGTGTGGCTGGGCCGTCGCCGTTTACGACCGACCCCCGACGTCACAAGATTGTTGAAGGTCTGAATTCATTGCCAGGCAGCTACAAAAGCTCCCATGTTCTACCGGACGAGCCCACTGCTCGCGTATTAGTGGATGCATTCTTCATCAACACTCATGGCCTGTTACAAGTCTTCCAGCGCGATCGTTTCCTCGAGATTCTGACACAATGCTACTTGGATCCGTTATCGGCAAGCCCATCATGGCTATGTTTGCTCTATCTGGTGTTTGCAATTGGACTTACCATGGCCACGCCGCTTTCCGGAAGCAACGAGGCACTTGTCATCGATAAGCTTCGTACCGGACATGTCGACAGAGCCGAAGCTTTCTACTTGACTGCAAAAGAGATGAATGATCCTATGGCAGGGCTAGAAGACCAGGATTTCTGGTCGGTTCAAGCTCTGCTCCTCATGTCTTTCCATATGCTGGCCAAGTCTAAGCGGAACACAGCCTTTGCCTTACTGGGCATGGCAGCGCGATCAGCACTCGCGCTTGGTCTACACAGAGAAGAAGCTATGGTGATATTCAGTACCGAAGAGCAGAATGAGCGAAAAGATGTTTGGCGGTCTATCTTCATCATGGATCGGTTGCTGTCCTGTTCTCTTGGTCGGCCAACGGCCATATCGGAAGATGATTGCTCTGGAGACACGCTGCATCCTCCTGAGCGATACAACGAGGAGACCTGGGCTTACAGCACGAAGACTGTGTACGATTACAATGAGACGGGACCGCCCGCAATGGAAGCCGCAGTCCGAAGTTGCAGACAGATTGGCATCATTCTGAAAGAGGTGTACCAAAAGCGCAAGATCAGCACTCGTCTCGCACAGGAGATTTCGGATGTTTGTCAAACATGGCCGCGCGCACTCACACCTATCTTGCAATGGCGACAAGCGCCGAATGCGTCGCCCAGCCAGGGTGTGGCCATATTACACATCAATCTCTTCTACTGCCATTCCGTCATTCTACTCACCCGCCCCTTTCTGGTGTACATTCTCAACAAAGAAACGCAAGTCCATGGTGGCCAATTCGGAACAAGACCTCGCCGTCCTTTGGACCGAATTGAAAAGTTTGGTGAGACGTGCGTCATTTCTTCGATACATACAACCCTGTTAGTGCAAAACGCGTTTGAAGTTGGGCACCTGTCTCGAAGGAATCCGGTCGTCATCTACTTTCTCTTTGCTGCTACCCTTGTCATCCTCGCGAGCGACTTTGCCGGGCTTTACAAGATCGAGATGACAAACAAGTGCGTGGTGAACGCCATCAGCATAATGAACTACTGTGCAGAGTGCGACCAGCAGGCGGTACGCTTGGTCTACATTCTTAGTTCTTTCCGCGATGTGGTAGTGCAGGAGCGGCTGCGGCGGAGACAGTCGCTGGCGAACGGGTTGGCATTGCCCAGCATAGCGTTGCAGCTTTATGGTGTGCAGATGAcacaacagcagcagcaacatGCTAGTTTGAAGCCCGGTGGCCTGCCGCAAGCCATAGATCCTCTAGATGAGGCACCGCGCCTTCACCAGGTTCCTATACATATCTATCCTGGTATGCAGACGGCGCCGCTAGACGAATCCACGATAGGATATCAGGCACCAGAGCCTCTGCAACATCAGGAGATGCAGTATCACATGGACCCTGAGTACATAAACCCCCTGTCAGCTCAGGAGTTTATGCATCTTAACCAGGAGTTGCCGCTCGACATGTCGCCCTTCATGTCCCTTTAG